One genomic segment of Trichococcus shcherbakoviae includes these proteins:
- a CDS encoding glycoside hydrolase family 3 N-terminal domain-containing protein, translating to MPKLVDLKAKPYNLNDKQVEWVNDMIAGMTDEEKVGQLFTNLFFFGDDAFSGNDFTNKEIIEKFHIGGARYHGNSKEDIQDLLNDLQSMSKIPLLVAANCDSGGNGACSEGTYIASGAQSEAAGDPQVSYHAGLVSAREEKALGVNVNFDPCVDILYNWRNTIVNTRAYGTDAETVIKYTNAYLDGLTAENGENMEDGVIQCIKHFPGDGTEERDQHLVLGINELSPEEWRASFGKVYQNHIDRGVEMIMAGHIAVPALQKELNPALEDKDIMPATLAEELIQDELKGELNFNGLVITDATHMLGMTSAMRREDYVPKAIAAGCDMFLFFNNIEEDFGFMLKGYQNGVITEERLTDALRRILGLKAKLHLPEKQANGTLLRTREDLNVIGCEEHLQWRAEAADKGISLIKDTQNNLPINPVDHKRIRLYILEGEKGGINDAGSATQQLFIDELTSRGYEVTVNERGSRVKGATLKYRDEVDFALEVSDIVGYGAQNNYRIQWSTAMANEVPWFVWEVPHAFVSLNFTTHLHDATMVKTFINAYHNNKETIKQVIDKLEGKSEFKGGHNDLVWTDKWQAKL from the coding sequence GTGCCAAAATTAGTTGATTTAAAAGCAAAACCGTACAATCTGAACGACAAACAGGTCGAATGGGTAAATGACATGATCGCTGGTATGACAGATGAGGAAAAAGTAGGACAATTGTTCACCAACCTTTTCTTCTTCGGAGATGATGCCTTCTCAGGGAACGATTTCACCAACAAAGAAATCATCGAAAAATTCCACATCGGTGGCGCACGTTACCACGGCAATTCGAAAGAAGATATCCAAGATCTATTGAACGACCTGCAATCAATGTCCAAAATTCCTTTGTTGGTTGCAGCGAACTGCGACTCCGGCGGAAATGGTGCATGCAGCGAGGGTACTTACATCGCTTCCGGTGCACAGTCTGAAGCTGCAGGCGACCCTCAAGTTTCTTATCATGCAGGCTTGGTTTCTGCCCGTGAAGAAAAAGCTTTAGGCGTCAATGTCAACTTTGATCCATGTGTGGATATCCTTTACAACTGGAGAAACACAATCGTTAACACGCGTGCTTACGGTACGGATGCAGAAACAGTCATCAAATATACAAATGCATATTTGGATGGCTTGACTGCTGAAAACGGCGAAAACATGGAAGACGGCGTTATCCAATGCATCAAGCACTTCCCTGGAGACGGAACAGAAGAACGCGACCAGCATCTGGTGTTGGGCATCAATGAATTGAGCCCTGAAGAATGGCGCGCTTCTTTCGGTAAAGTTTACCAAAATCACATCGACCGCGGTGTTGAAATGATCATGGCAGGACACATTGCAGTCCCTGCTTTGCAAAAAGAATTGAACCCTGCTTTGGAAGACAAAGACATCATGCCGGCAACGTTGGCGGAAGAATTGATCCAAGATGAATTGAAGGGCGAACTGAACTTCAACGGCCTTGTCATCACCGATGCTACACACATGCTGGGCATGACATCGGCTATGCGCCGCGAAGATTATGTTCCAAAAGCAATCGCTGCTGGTTGTGATATGTTCCTTTTCTTCAACAACATCGAAGAGGACTTCGGTTTCATGCTGAAAGGTTACCAAAACGGCGTCATCACGGAAGAACGTTTGACTGATGCTTTGCGTCGTATCTTAGGCTTGAAAGCTAAATTGCACTTGCCTGAAAAACAAGCAAACGGCACATTGTTGCGCACACGCGAAGACTTGAACGTCATCGGCTGTGAAGAGCATCTGCAATGGAGAGCGGAAGCTGCTGACAAAGGGATCTCTTTGATCAAAGATACCCAAAACAACTTGCCGATCAACCCTGTTGATCACAAACGCATCCGTTTGTACATTTTGGAAGGCGAAAAAGGCGGAATCAATGATGCTGGTTCAGCAACGCAACAACTCTTCATTGATGAATTGACAAGCCGCGGCTACGAAGTGACTGTCAACGAACGCGGTTCACGCGTTAAAGGCGCTACTTTAAAATACCGTGATGAAGTGGACTTCGCTTTGGAAGTTTCTGATATCGTAGGCTACGGCGCACAAAACAACTACCGCATCCAATGGAGTACTGCCATGGCAAATGAAGTTCCTTGGTTTGTATGGGAAGTTCCGCATGCGTTCGTATCATTGAATTTCACGACACATCTGCATGATGCGACAATGGTGAAAACATTCATCAATGCTTACCACAACAACAAAGAAACAATCAAACAAGTCATCGACAAACTGGAAGGCAAATCCGAATTCAAAGGCGGTCACAACGACCTAGTTTGGACCGACAAATGGCAAGCCAAATTATAA
- a CDS encoding HAD family hydrolase yields MSTHPTQFTKQKQFLVCVDSDGCAMDTMNVKHERFFGPLAADEYGIKDRETFLADWNRINLFSSTRGINRFKALVLTLIEAQEKGEDIGDITALTAWANNAPSLSNASLEAEIAKASSEDLEKALVWSKKVNEGIETELAGEDKPFPGVLEGLTKIHGLTDVAIVSSANSEALNSEWNRHNLMPQVDVVYGQEVGSKADAIADLLTKGYAADEILMVGDAPGDEQAATVNGVFYYPILFGKEEFSWERLSNEAIEKFLNKEYAGAYQEKVLGEFHALLAQFD; encoded by the coding sequence ATGTCTACACACCCAACACAATTTACGAAACAAAAACAATTCTTAGTATGCGTCGATTCCGACGGCTGCGCAATGGATACGATGAACGTGAAACATGAACGTTTCTTCGGACCTTTGGCAGCTGACGAGTACGGCATCAAAGATCGCGAAACTTTCTTGGCTGACTGGAACCGCATCAACTTGTTCTCCAGCACACGCGGCATCAATCGCTTCAAAGCATTGGTCTTGACGCTGATTGAAGCACAGGAAAAAGGCGAAGACATCGGCGATATTACGGCACTGACTGCTTGGGCAAACAATGCGCCATCGTTATCGAATGCTTCCCTGGAAGCGGAGATCGCGAAAGCATCTTCCGAAGATTTGGAAAAAGCTTTGGTATGGAGCAAGAAAGTCAACGAAGGCATCGAAACGGAATTAGCGGGCGAAGATAAGCCTTTCCCTGGCGTTCTGGAAGGACTGACAAAAATCCATGGCCTGACGGATGTCGCAATCGTAAGCTCAGCCAACAGCGAAGCTTTGAACAGCGAATGGAACAGACACAATCTGATGCCGCAAGTTGACGTAGTCTATGGACAGGAAGTCGGCAGCAAAGCGGACGCAATCGCTGATCTGTTGACGAAAGGTTATGCAGCGGACGAAATTTTGATGGTCGGGGACGCGCCTGGAGATGAACAAGCGGCAACGGTAAATGGCGTATTCTATTATCCGATTCTTTTCGGGAAAGAAGAATTCTCTTGGGAACGCCTAAGCAACGAAGCAATCGAGAAATTCCTGAACAAAGAATATGCAGGAGCTTATCAGGAAAAAGTGCTTGGGGAATTCCATGCTTTATTGGCTCAATTCGATTAA
- a CDS encoding SDR family oxidoreductase gives MTSPFVHDFTDKVVVVTGAGGVLCSYFAKEFARAGAKVALLDLNLDNAQGYADEIVAEGGIAKAFKANVLELPSLQAAKEAVVAELGEVDILVNGAGGNNPRATTDNEYHETDLPEGTKTFFDLEQSGIEFVFNLNFLGTVLPTQVFAKDMVGRPGANIINISSMNGFTPLTKIVAYSGAKAAISNLTEWLAVHFSHVGIRVNAIAPGFLVSKQNQALLFNEDGTPTPRTGKILNGTPMGRFGEPHELIGGLLFLADEKAASFVNGVVLPIDGGFNAYSGV, from the coding sequence ATGACAAGCCCATTCGTTCATGATTTTACCGATAAAGTAGTAGTAGTAACAGGTGCTGGCGGCGTTTTATGCTCTTATTTCGCGAAAGAATTCGCCAGAGCAGGCGCTAAAGTAGCCCTTTTGGACTTAAACTTGGATAACGCACAAGGATATGCTGATGAAATCGTAGCCGAAGGCGGCATCGCTAAAGCGTTCAAAGCCAACGTATTGGAATTGCCAAGCCTGCAAGCAGCTAAAGAAGCTGTAGTAGCTGAATTAGGCGAAGTGGATATCTTGGTAAACGGCGCAGGCGGCAATAACCCGCGCGCAACGACAGACAACGAATACCATGAAACTGATCTTCCGGAAGGAACAAAAACATTCTTCGACTTGGAACAAAGCGGCATCGAATTCGTCTTCAACTTGAACTTCTTGGGTACAGTGTTGCCTACACAAGTTTTTGCTAAAGATATGGTCGGCCGTCCAGGCGCTAACATCATCAACATCTCAAGCATGAACGGTTTCACACCATTGACCAAAATCGTTGCTTACTCAGGCGCGAAAGCTGCTATCTCCAACTTGACTGAATGGTTGGCTGTACACTTCTCGCACGTAGGTATCCGTGTCAATGCGATCGCTCCTGGTTTCTTGGTTTCAAAACAAAACCAAGCGTTGTTGTTCAACGAAGATGGCACACCGACTCCTCGTACGGGCAAAATTCTGAACGGCACGCCAATGGGCCGTTTCGGCGAACCGCATGAATTGATCGGCGGCTTGTTGTTCTTGGCTGACGAGAAAGCTGCAAGCTTTGTGAACGGCGTCGTATTGCCGATCGATGGCGGCTTCAACGCGTATTCAGGCGTATAA
- the uxuA gene encoding mannonate dehydratase — protein sequence MEMSFRWYGHEDPVTLKNIRQIPGMKGIVTAVYDIPVGQSWPLERIEKLKTGVEAEGMYISVIESVPVHESIKLGRPDRDQYIEAYKETLRNLGKAGIPVVCYNFMPIFDWTRSNLAYELPDGSNALIFDEEEVNKMDPRTLSLPGWDESYNAEEMNALMDEYKEVDEEKLWENLEYFIKAIMPTAEAAGVKMAIHPDDPPYSIFGLPRIITGGEALNRFIKLYDSEYNGVTLCVGSFASDPKNDAVAILKDMLAKKRVNFVHARNVKLVGGRSFEESAHLSEMGSIDMYEVVKACVEGGFEGAIRPDHGRMIWGETGKPGYGLYDRALGATYLNGLEEAVKKNLKAQQ from the coding sequence ATGGAAATGTCATTCAGATGGTACGGTCATGAGGACCCTGTTACACTGAAAAATATTCGTCAAATCCCTGGTATGAAAGGAATCGTCACTGCAGTTTACGATATCCCTGTTGGTCAATCTTGGCCTTTGGAAAGAATCGAAAAGTTGAAAACGGGCGTTGAAGCTGAAGGTATGTACATCTCAGTCATTGAATCTGTTCCGGTTCACGAATCCATCAAATTGGGTCGTCCAGACCGTGACCAATACATCGAGGCATACAAAGAAACCTTACGCAACTTAGGTAAAGCAGGAATTCCTGTTGTATGTTACAACTTTATGCCAATCTTTGACTGGACTCGTTCCAACTTGGCATACGAATTACCTGATGGTTCAAATGCATTGATCTTCGATGAAGAAGAAGTAAACAAAATGGACCCACGTACGCTTTCTCTTCCAGGTTGGGACGAAAGCTACAATGCTGAAGAAATGAACGCTTTAATGGATGAATACAAAGAAGTTGACGAAGAAAAACTATGGGAAAACCTGGAATACTTCATCAAAGCGATCATGCCTACAGCTGAGGCAGCCGGCGTCAAGATGGCTATCCACCCTGATGATCCTCCATACAGCATCTTCGGATTGCCTCGTATCATCACTGGCGGAGAAGCATTGAACCGCTTCATCAAATTGTACGACAGCGAATATAACGGCGTTACATTATGCGTAGGCTCATTCGCTTCAGATCCTAAAAACGATGCAGTGGCTATCTTGAAAGATATGCTTGCTAAAAAACGTGTGAACTTCGTGCATGCACGTAACGTGAAATTAGTCGGTGGACGTTCATTTGAAGAGTCAGCTCACTTGTCTGAAATGGGATCCATCGATATGTATGAAGTAGTAAAAGCATGTGTTGAAGGCGGCTTTGAAGGTGCAATCCGTCCAGACCATGGCCGTATGATTTGGGGAGAAACCGGTAAACCTGGTTATGGTTTGTATGACCGTGCATTAGGTGCAACTTACCTGAATGGTTTGGAAGAAGCAGTTAAGAAAAACTTGAAAGCTCAACAATAA